The genomic stretch tggagttccttcagagtCTCCATCACAATAGAAGTTGAGGGGCCAGCAGAAGAAGCAACATAATTTGCTTCAATAGAAGGAACATCAGAAGCTGCAATCATCTGATTTACAACAACAGGTTCCTTTTCAGCAGGAATAGCTTCAGCATGTTGCACTTCAGCTTACTGCTCTTCagcattttcttcttcttcttcagtagGATACTCAATGACAGGATACACCATGTCAGGATTCTCTTCCAGAGGGTTatctctgaaccagttgaacagaaACTGAAAATCTCCTGTCAGAACTGACAGAGAAGGAGTCGAGACAACCAGAGCCAAGGAGTTATCTTCTTCTATTTCATCAATAAAAGGATTCTCTTTTAGAGGCCTCCAGTCAGTGATAGGATGATAATACCTTCCACATCCAAAATCCAGAGTCAGTCTAGCAGGACCATGAGCTTCAGCAAGACAATCCTTCTAGAGGTCCAAAAACTcagcttgaacttcttcagaGAAAGCTTTCCAAAGCTTTCTAGCAGCTAGATGATCCAACTTGGATACATGAGCAACCTTTAGGACTTCTAACCCTGtcttgaccttgtattttaattaatcaaaacGTACATCAACAGAAGGTTTTGGAGGGTTGGTTCTTATGGGTTTGATTGGAGATTTTGGGTTGAGGATGGAAATTGGGTTTTCTGGGTTAAAAAAGGCgtaaggttgaggttctctatcaagaacaaaagaagtgtttgaagaggatggttgAAGGGGGGATTCAGCTTCATTGTCAGAGTCTAAGACTACGACAATGGGGTCAGAGGAAGTGTTCTGGAGTTTAAAGGTATTCATGAGACGAATGAAAGATTTATAATAGGATGATTCTAGAGAGGGGAGGTTGAAGAACACTGGAATGTCAACAGCAGGTTGGGGGTCAGAGGATTGAAGAGGGGATTGAGGGTGAGATTCAGAAGGTGGGGGTTGAGTTTCATAAGGTGTGGATATTTATGGAAATATGGTGTTTAGAGGCGTTAGTTCAAGAATTGTTTTGGGATCAAGAATAGGCTGTTTTCCTTTAGACTTGGGGGAAGAAGAAGATGGAGGGTTAGAAATTTTGGTTGTTCGAGGAGGATTTTCTAGGGCCTTTTCGGGAGATTTTTCTGGTGGAGCTTCTGTTGATATATGTTTAGAATTTAAAATAGGAACAGAAACCGGTTCAGAAATTGAAATACCTGAAgacgttttcttctttttctgagGTTTAGAAGGTCCATCTCCAACAGTCTTcctatttttctcctttttcttttcttccttcttctcttcttctttttctttattttcttcttgaACCTCTGTctgctttttctctttcttttccttctttccttcttgctggtcttgctttcttttcttcttcttttttttttgtttctctgTTTCTGGTACTAGATCAGCTGTAGTGAGAGCTTCTTGCTTGCTTATCCATACAGGATCATATGCAGAGCCTCCCTCTTTATATAGTTTCAAATAGCTGACAACAATGTTAGGATGCTCAttcttgaaaaacaattcaaaatcCGTTAGAGCAGGAGCTCTTCTTGTCAAAATCTCATGGTCCACTCTGGGAGTAGCACCAATGGTCTCTATTAATCTCATCTTCTTTAGAGTGTGAGCATTCATAGTGCTTCCACTCATTGCATACAGATCCTTGATAACTCAAGCTTTTTCTAGATCACCAACCAATCCAGTTTCCACTAGAAGATCTTATTTAAAACAAACAAGCGTGTAACATATATGCTTTAATTCCTAATAAAATTCTCACCCAAACTCACACTCGCACACTTTTCTATCTTATTTCTACTATTATAAAGAGACGAAGTAGAGAGCTACAAACACACAAAATTAAAGCAGCATAAGCGCCAAATACCTCACGGAAGCTTTCAAACCACCTTTCTACAAACTTATCTCTAACTCATAAGCCACTTCTCTCACTCTTCCTCTGCATATTCCCAACACTTCAAACTAAAAATTATCTCCCTTATCTCCTTCACCCCCTTTTGCTCACTCAAGTTTGCTTTCGAATCTAAGAGTTTCCATAAATTAGTGGTAATTTTCTAAAATATTTGATTGTATTGTTTTCCTGATTGTATTTACCAGCTTTAACATTATTCAGCCCCTGTTAGTTGTTATTAAGTTATTTATCTCATCTTGTTCTTTATCActtctataaatatatttattcctTCAATGCAACAATTTTCATTCAGTTATAAACCGTTtagtatatataaattaattttaaaccaatttataattacaaactCGTTTTATATTGTAAATTGGTTCAAAAACTAGCTTTGGGTTTTATATTGAAAAATTCATTGAATGATATGTTTTATTGATGTTTACATTCGGTAGATAGAGACAAAACTTTGATAATCGAATTTTGTTAACCTCTGCATCATAAATCtggaaaaataaaaccttttgaTTGTAAATTCTTAACAAATCtcttttttgaaaaattaggCTATTAAACTCTTCTTTGTGGATGTTAGAGTTTTCATTCGTTTTAGAATGATAATCTCAATCTAAAAATCAACTCATATCAATTGACATTCATGTATATGGAAAAACATTATTCTCAAATATTTCTCCCACTTTTATATTTCTCCCACTCTTCTTAAGCCAATTTCACGTTACCGCAGATGAAATGTACACATCTTGTGCACCTTTTAGTTGTGGTAATTTCATTAATATAAGCTATCCTTTCTGGAACTTAAACACCCAACCTAACTATTGTGGACACCCTAAATTTATGCTTGATTGTCAAAATGGAAGGTTTACTATATAAATTTAGTCCCAAAAGTTTCACATCCTTCATATAGGGCGTGTAGCGTGGTTTAGGGCGGTTTGATCATTAAATGATAGCGCGCGTAGCGCattagagggcgcgacgcgcgctctacGATATGTAACTCCTCTATAAATAGAACATATCAGATATTTTTGGGGTAAGACAATTTTTGAGAGCTTAAAAGAGCAATATTGCACTGTAGCTAAAGCACTTTGATGCTCAATAGTCGAGATATCACTTTTGATGCTTGATGATTTTCAtcttttccttcttgtgcaagctaccatgtcaATGAATAGCTAAAGCACTTTGGTGTCAAgacaagatgtaatcttcctttcattttgtatgttttttctttgatcattgtgtatgaacaaattattaatcaatatagatgataATGTTTGCTTTATCTTGGATTTCTATGGTTTGAATGTTTGTGAAATATAACTTTTATATCTTGACATAATCTTATCATCTATCAAAGACTAAGTTTAGACATGGATTTAGTGTTTGATATTCACTTCGTATCaatttataaatgttatttgtgtTGTTTGATCGGTTGAGACTATCATCCTATTGAACATATTAAACtatcatgaaaatattaaaattaaaattatagtatTTGTAATCAATGTTAAACTATCATCATATTGCTTATAAACCAtcaatattttgtatttataaGCATGTCACTAATGCCATTAGCTCAATCACACAACAATATGCAAAGCTGGAAGGAAACGAAAAATAGATAAAAGATTCCATTTTCATTCTCATAATCTCATTAGTAATGAGTCATTACACGTCATTTTTGAGATTTCAACATAGCTTTCTCTATCAAATTACCAATTAAAACCATAATATTACTTTCTGCTGCATGAATTCAGTTTACACGAACATAACAAGATTCTTCTACTCCAATGCCAAACAATGAACATACATtaaattctattattttttattttgaatataatataatttatgttttcttttatggTTAGCCACATTAATATATATTGTCTGGATCCACCCTTGttgttaatttaaattaaatacgtCTAAAATATAagttcaaaatttaaattatttaacatAAATCCAACCAAATATTTCTTATCTTATCTAGTAAGTTCCGCTGCTTGCTTGACCGAGATTCACACAATTATTTTATCAGTTGGAGGAATATATTCCAATTCCAATTTGTGTGGCAATCTTCAATAGTGAAAATTGTGAGGTGAAAACATTATTCAATTTAGATTTAACTAAGAAAAAGTTAGAAGACATACAATACATGTGGTGGTCGTATTAATGCTTCACATCAAACAAGTAACCATAATAAGCTAATTAGTACAAAAGTCCACTTAACATGTTTCTTCAATTTCAACTTTTTTCCcctcttttagttttttttctatttattttaaatcatatatatatatatatatatatatatatatatatatatatatatatatatatatatatatatatatatatatatatatatatataaaatagaaattaacagATAAAAAATTACGACGAAGAAATAATGAATTGGAGCTAATTTAATAAATGAACAAttcaaatattattattctttttcaatatataaattatcatttattaataaaaaatgagaatAAATTTTATTCACTAAAAATGAAACAACAAATTTTCATGAAACTCAAATCCGAGATAACATTGGGATAAGCTGGGGATGACGTGGCAGTCTATGAGAGGTTGGAAACATTGCTTGGAGATATTGGGGATAGGGTGTGTCTTGGGAAACCACTGAGTCTGATACAATTAATTGGCCACGTGAAGGGTAAAGAGAGAAAGGAGAACGCGTGTCACGCGTGGATGTGGTGTAGACCGTCGGATGCCAGATGGAGGGTGGTGATGAGTCTAATAGTGGAACGTTAGAAGTGGGAAACAACTGGTTTGGGGAAACATGTTGTGTAATTGGTGTACTTGGACCATGAAGAATGGTTGAAAACattacaataattatttttatctacaatataagaaagttaataGTTGTGGAAAAACCAATTTTGCCCTTCTAACCAAATAAACCATCCACGTGTATAGGCTCAGCAACCAGCATTGCATTTTCTTTAATTTGGAACCATCTTGCTTCCCTTCTTTTTATCTTTCCACGTCTCCACactctttcaaatttcaaataaaatttttcattttacaaactcatttctctctcttctttctatcCAAACTTCTACCCTATCTATGTAACCTTCTTTTCTTTCTAATCTTTTCTCCTACAACATGATTTCCATTTCAAATTTGTTGGTTATGAAtcatgtttcaatttttttaaattagatcAGGTAAATCCTTTTGCacggatttgatttttgaaacccTTTTAATCAAAGTTGTTTAATTTCTTTAATTTGCATATGATTCTATTTTTTTGGTGGTGTAAATCAGACATGCAGGACTTTCTTGGAAGAGTTTTGAATATTGTCGGTGACGAATTTGGTATTGTAATCCTTTTTCCCAAAATTCAGATTTTTATGTTTATGTGTAATCTCCCACCTCTCTCTTCAATGCTTCTTCTTAACTTTTGCATATATGTTTTACATGTTTGTTTACTGACTCCTTTTTTTTTCATAGGTATCAAATTTTCATAGTTTTTGGTGTTGCTTTCCTATGTTTAGATGATTTTCAGGGTTAGGGTTTCACTTTTTTACCTAaacttttaattttatcttttttcgataaattttatatttgttttcatCATCTTTATAAATTTCAGATTGAATGATTTTTCAGATCTACTGATTCAACTGCAAGAAGAAATAGGAAGCAACACAAGTCTATTAACTTCTTCATCTTTATGATTCTTCATATCCTCTCATGTTgttagttttagttttttttttttttgaattttagatTTTGGTATCAATTTTGCTGGGTTTTTTTTGCTATTGAAGGTTTGATGATGTTAACACTGTTTCATATTCTCTcatctttaatttatttttaactacTAGGTATATTATAATAGTAAAAGAATATCAATCAaatgaaacaattttattaacAGTTCAATAGACATGATGGAGCaatacattttatatatatatatatatatatatatatatatatattaagatattatttttcatttttatattactcttttaaaaaagtaTTGaccatttaaatttaattttttttatcaaaaataaaagaCAATTAATGATACTTAATTGTGaaccaattttatttatttaagcaaaatattatgattttattttaagatGGTTGAAAAAAGTGAACTTATGTTCTCTCTTCTCTaccacatttaatttaatttaattgattcttTGATGTTATAACCACATGGAGGAGTATTTTAAGCaaaggagaatttgaaaacttaaaattaaataaaattaaattacacGGGTACTATATCACTATTAAACTCTTGTATGTATCTAAGCTATCaattaaaaataagtaaaatttaAACACTTGAGTACATAAGTACCTGCTACTATATATTATGATATGCACTTGAGTACATAGGTACCTGCTGCTACTATATAGTAGATATTATGATATGCTATTGGCTCTATGACTTTGACAACACCATGCCCCTCTATCTTTTTCTGGGATGACAAATAAAACACtattgtatattttatttatcatatcaaaataacataaataaaaataattttaaaataattaaaaaaagaaaatgttaaATAATGCAATCTCACATTTATACGCAATCTTTTAGTTTTTCCAGGTTGTACCATTTTCTCACAATCTTTCATTCATTTATATGCAATGTCTcacatttctttttgttttttgtttttccaggttgtagatctatatgaagatgcaaATTGACATTAAAACAATATGAAAAGTGtaagttgttttttttaataattttttgtagGTTGTAGATCTGCACGTGTATGTAACCATTTGTGCATTCTCAAGATAATATAGATCTTTTGTTGCCATTTTTGAAGCTCATAATAAAACttaaatgaatttaaatataataaattgaaaaaaaccACTTTAGAGAATTTTTAGGGAAGGGAACGATTTTACTTCCCATTTTCACTCccttttcttatttattattaaatgttttctactttattttttaaaataaaaaataaccaattttaagaaaattagggagacatgaagttactgatcacaataaaAAATAACCAATTTTAATAACtgagacatgaagttactgatcacaatattgaatattaacgaaaaccaGAAGTTACtggttaaaatattgaatattaactagaacatgaagttactgatcacaatattgaatattaacgggaacctaaagttactgattaaaatattaaatattaagggaacatgaagttactaatcaaaatagtgaatattaacgggaacatgaagttactgatcacaatattgaatattaacgggaacctgaagttactgattaaaatattgaatataaatgggaacatgaaattacttatcacaatattgaatattaacgggaacatgaaactactcatcacaatattgaatattaatggaaacttgaagttactgactaaaatatttaatattaatatgaacatgaagttattgatcaaaatattgaatattaacgggaacatgttattgatcaaaatattttaaaattaacggGAACAGAGTTACTGagcaaaatattaatattaacgggaacacgaagttactgatcaaaatattgattattaacgggaacgtgaagttacaaaaggctgtttagacacaatttaatttttgtgatttcaattttgttcctttttttagacacaatttaatgttaattgttcttattttttccacaaaatattaattacttttaatataatttttttctattaaaaaatatacatctgaaacaaatgcgcgtcccataccagaacccgtgcgaacgcacgggtttgttactagcgtgtcccataccagaacccgtgcgaacgcacgggtttgttactagcgtgtcccataccagaacccgtgcgaacgcacgggtttgttactagttattatTATGAAAAGAACAAATGCTTTTTATCAGCATCCATCATTATCATGGTGGAAATGATGTCTCCTATTGGATGAACATAACACGTTCAGCGATGGAAAATGAAACGTAGTACTTTTGATTCGATGAATAGAAATGTACTTTGAACTGATGTAAGCATATGCTtggtttgaaataaaataaaataataaaaaggaaagagAGTAGAAATTTCGTGGGTGACTTTTGAATTGACTATAAAGCCATGAGAATCATCCTCATTCTCATCTATCATCACCTGAACAGCTTCTAAACACTATCTTCCTCATTCTCAATCCCAACACAGCCATCTATCATCACCTGAACTGCTTCTAAACATTATCATCTTCACTTTCACAACTTATTTTTGCAGGTAAACAGAACTTGACGAGGAAACTCGTCATTGGTAATAAATCGAACTttccatatttattttatcactttttcttGTAAGTACTTTGTTATCATAATTTACTAACTTAAATTTAAATTTCCTGTGTTTGTAGCATTTGCAGTGATCATAGCCATATATTTCTATAAGCGGAAGTCATATGTACAATCTCGCAGCCTCTCTTCTGAGCTCACTTCAAAGGATCTTGAAAGTGGAAGTCAACACTTATCATTTTAGTTATAGTGAACTTGAAGAAGCCACAAACAACTTTGATCCATCCAAAGTGCTGGGAAAAGGAGCCTTTGGGACGGTGTATTACGGTAAATTCTAACATCTTATCGTAGTGGAAATGGATTCTTTGAGGTTAATAGTTCGTTTTGTTTATGGTATTTAGAATTTTTCatactttatatgatcttaatGAAGATATCTGTCGAATGATGTTTCTTGTTTAGGAAAACTTAATGATGGGCGTAGTGTTGCGGTGAAGAAGTTACTTGAGAAAAACAATTACAAAAGAGTTGAGCAATTCAAGAATGAAGTTGAAATCATGGCATCATTAGTCCATGAAAATCTTGTGTCTCTATATGGATGCACTTCACTTCACAGTCCCGAGCTTCTACTTGTCTATGAGTATGTTTCTAATGGAACCGTTGCTGATCCTCTCCGTGGTAAAGAAGCAAAACATGGAAAACTTACTTGGCCTATTAGAATGAATATTGCTGTGGAGACAGCAAAGGCGTTGGAGTATATTCATACATCTAAAATCATTCACAGagatattaaaacaaataatattcTCCTTGACACTCATTTTCGTGTGAAGGTAGCCGATTTTGGACTCTCGCGCCTTTTTCAAGTCGATAAAACTCATGTTTCAACGGCTCCACGAGGGACTCTGGGTTATTTGGATCCTGAATACCAGCAATGCTCTCAACTTACCGTTAAAAGTGATGTGT from Vicia villosa cultivar HV-30 ecotype Madison, WI linkage group LG4, Vvil1.0, whole genome shotgun sequence encodes the following:
- the LOC131594362 gene encoding LEAF RUST 10 DISEASE-RESISTANCE LOCUS RECEPTOR-LIKE PROTEIN KINASE-like 1.2, which translates into the protein MYNLAASLLSSLQRILKVEVNTYHFSYSELEEATNNFDPSKVLGKGAFGTVYYGKLNDGRSVAVKKLLEKNNYKRVEQFKNEVEIMASLVHENLVSLYGCTSLHSPELLLVYEYVSNGTVADPLRGKEAKHGKLTWPIRMNIAVETAKALEYIHTSKIIHRDIKTNNILLDTHFRVKVADFGLSRLFQVDKTHVSTAPRGTLGYLDPEYQQCSQLTVKSDVYSFGVVMIELISSLRAVDNITSDGHEFDLACMALTKIQNQALHEIVDPTLGFESDSKVKNMIIAMGDLASQCLQSSKNSRPTMNKVLESLEEIQKDGKLKSQPEVMGISNLSDEASTSTIT